Proteins from one Phocoena sinus isolate mPhoSin1 chromosome 8, mPhoSin1.pri, whole genome shotgun sequence genomic window:
- the LOC116757647 gene encoding LOW QUALITY PROTEIN: phosphatidylethanolamine-binding protein 1-like (The sequence of the model RefSeq protein was modified relative to this genomic sequence to represent the inferred CDS: inserted 2 bases in 1 codon), translated as MPVDLNKQSGPWSLQEVDERPQQPLQVKYGGAEVDXLGKALTPTQVKNWPTSIAWDGLHPGKLYTLVLTDPDAPSRKDPKYREWHHFLVVNMKGNDISSGTILSDYVGSGPSKGTGLHHYIWLVYEQDSPLKCDEPILSNQSGDHGGRFKVANFCKKYELGAPGAGTCYQAKWDDYVPKLYEQLSGKQRKARRWTSSQSSQAVFQFSDACRFLLFPLP; from the exons ATGCCCGTGGACCTCAACAAGCAGTCTGGGCCTTGGAGCCTGCAGGAAGTGGATGAGAGGCCGCAGCAGCCACTGCAGGTCAAATACGGCGGGGCAGAGGTTGA GCTGGGTAAAGCGCTGACACCCACCCAGGTGAAGAACTGGCCCACCAGCATTGCATGGGATGGCCTTCATCCAGGTAAACTGTATACTTTGGTCTTGACAGACCCGGATGCTCCCAGCAGGAAGGACCCCAAATACAGAGAATGGCACCATTTCCTAGTGGTCAACATGAAGGGCAACGACATCAGCAGTGGCACAATCCTTTCCGATTATGTGGGCTCTGGGCCTTCCAAGGGCACAGGCCTTCACCACTACATCTGGCTGGTTTACGAGCAGGACAGCCCACTGAAGTGTGATGAGCCCATTCTCAGCAACCAATCTGGAGACCACGGCGGCAGATTCAAGGTGGCAAATTTCTGCAAAAAGTATGAGCTCGGGGCTCCGGGGGCCGGCACGTGTTACCAGGCCAAATGGGATGACTATGTGCCCAAACTCTACGAGCAGCTGTCTGGGAAGCAGAGGAAAGCCAGGAGATGGACATCGTCCCAGAGTTCCCAAGCAGTGTTTCAGTTTAGTGATGCATGTAgatttcttctcttccccctgCCCTGA